TTGTGTCAGTAGGCAAAATAAAACTTTTACTTTTTTTGTGGTGCTCCTTAATTTTCAGTGGGTGCACCCCGAATTTCTTTTATCAGTGCCACCAACTAAAAAAGTGTTTTTCGAGCCCTGAATGGGTTGTAAAAATGTACATGCCCAAAACCTCCATTACATTAATGTTTGTTTCCCTATGTCTGTTGAGTTGTCTCGTTGAATTTAAACAAGTTTTTTTGCCACAATGTTTGTAAATAAAACTGTAAATAATGTTTAGATTATTTCTGTAAAATTCTGTAGAAGCTGAATTAACCAAAAGGATCAAATGTTGAGGTTGTCTCATACTGTCGACATCTTTACATCAGTTAtcagttttacagcctgaaaTGGTCTTGGCGCATTATTGTATTAAGTTCAAGAATAAGCtaatttgaatcaggtcaaAAATGAGTAAGAGGTTTCTTATTTGAGTGACCTAGATGTCGGCTTGCTGAGGTAGAGTTCTGATAAGAGCATATACAATCCCTGGATCAGTCGGACAGCATCAGTAGAGCAAAAAAGTAACTACATTTCAAAAATTGCATATGCACTTATGTTAATGGTACATCattaccattttttttttataccaaATGTCTCTCGAGAAtacaatgttgtgttttgctttCGGgcttatatttattatttcaaGTCCAAGCCGGTAAATTATATCTTAATCACAATGTCACGATATTAGTGTGATGATAATTTCCATTTTAAAGTGTATAAAACGTTGGGATCACAATAGTTTGATCGTGTCTCATTCCTTTTTTCCTTGCTTTATCTGATTGAATTGATTATGTTTTACCAGTAGGCCTTGTGGTCTGTACAGCAGTTTGAAAGGTACAAACAAAAAGGTACATACAACAAAAAGGTACTGTTGCAGAACAGACAGCCAGAACATGCAGGCTTCGACAGCCTTGCCAAGAGTCAGACAGACTGAGGGAATGTAAGGTCACAACAAAATATGGGTGAGATAAAGACAGAGCAGAAGAGGAGATTAGTGTTATCAGGTCCCATTGTGCCCACGAGTCATGTCTGTTCACAAAGAAAGCACGTTCCCCAAAAAATACAAACTTCTCTGGCAGAGCTTTTGAAAAGGCTACAGTTCACAGTAACCAGTCAAAATACAGTAATATCCGAAAGAGTGACACAAATCCCTCAGATTGGAACATACAGGCTCCTCCATGGCTGGACTGCGTTTTAAACCAACGAAAATGCCAACGAACCATTGGGCTGAACAGTCATCCTCCACTCAGGAGCTACACCAAGGTCCTCACATCCACCACGGGTGGCCTCAGTGATGCCCGAACCTGAGAGGTAAACACGCCACAAGTCCTGAGACCCATCCGCAGTAGGCCCAGAGCCTCTATCCTGGTCCAGGGTGCAGCGCACCTGGAAGTAGCGATCCAAGACCTGCAGGACAGGGTCCACACCTGAGGGCTCCCCAGCAGTGTGGCCCTCCCGGTCAGACTGGAAGGACACGATGACCCGGCAAGGGGCCAGGCTGGAGGCTCTCTTCTCCAGGGTCCGTGTAAGGAAGGCAGCCGTGTCATACAGCAGTGCAGAGACATGGGCGGCCGAGGACTGCTGTCCCTGCTGCCCTCCATGGATCCGCCCAGGACAGGCCAGGTAACCCTCCAGTCCATCTACGATGACCAGGGATGGAGGGGCTGTGGACTCGTGCAGACTGGCCACTTCCTGCAGTAACTCCTCCACTGTCCGGGGATACACAAACTTGATTTTCTGTGGTGCAGTAGATATAACAATTTACAGTTAGTTTGACTCAAGTTCCTGCCCTTGCTGTTTCTTCTTCACTCCAACCttgaccaattatcaccctttCTGTAGTTAGGACTAGGTCTGAGTTCTAGAGGTAGCGCTAAAGCACCCTATAAACAAAATGGCGACGTTCTCGATCCCTAGATTAGACTAGACTATTTTTATGCTTAGTAATAGGCCATGGCTGTTTGTTTAGCAAAATCAAATACCTA
Above is a window of Hypomesus transpacificus isolate Combined female chromosome 17, fHypTra1, whole genome shotgun sequence DNA encoding:
- the swsap1 gene encoding ATPase SWSAP1, with the translated sequence MLKPFKFYGYPEWVEHSLRRESRVQEKKLFCPFCYAGVVIWLNCRCYVVTFHVQNVNKLVSENPRPTETYEPVTLLIFFTMADILTLVFKSFITRGSKQFNVLPSSTCSTLVIGDKNISRSLLLFAAVKAASEMGMKVLFLTQTQIKSLPASLQHCMSSLSPDNLKKIKFVYPRTVEELLQEVASLHESTAPPSLVIVDGLEGYLACPGRIHGGQQGQQSSAAHVSALLYDTAAFLTRTLEKRASSLAPCRVIVSFQSDREGHTAGEPSGVDPVLQVLDRYFQVRCTLDQDRGSGPTADGSQDLWRVYLSGSGITEATRGGCEDLGVAPEWRMTVQPNGSLAFSLV